Proteins encoded within one genomic window of Couchioplanes caeruleus:
- a CDS encoding DUF5995 family protein produces the protein MITETSVWGPVRREMADVLSGHPDDVPAVVDQLTKLQDVLERVPPLLVSNPLADFNRLYLTITTCVLERLYAGRFADPAFLARLDVEFAARYFDALRQWSDMSAGCPKSWSVLFHRIPGPDARPLPSAAAGVNAHINYDLPFALVTTFDHQGGYPVDDSDQHHDYLQINDIFAEQIPGLRRGYLEKWQLFIDMMNGDLDDLWQGEMVEYTRNVAWRNAQRLWSVRHDLQAVARERSRLDRTTEAFGKLLLSPMGTILQ, from the coding sequence ATGATCACCGAGACGTCCGTCTGGGGGCCCGTGCGACGGGAGATGGCCGACGTGCTGTCCGGTCACCCGGACGACGTCCCGGCCGTGGTCGACCAGCTCACCAAGCTCCAGGACGTGCTGGAACGGGTTCCGCCGCTGCTGGTCAGCAATCCCCTCGCCGACTTCAACAGGCTTTATCTGACGATCACGACCTGCGTGCTCGAGCGGCTCTACGCGGGCCGCTTCGCCGACCCCGCCTTCCTCGCCCGCCTCGACGTCGAGTTCGCCGCCCGCTATTTCGACGCGCTGCGGCAGTGGTCGGACATGAGCGCCGGCTGCCCGAAGTCCTGGTCCGTGCTCTTCCACCGGATACCCGGCCCGGACGCCCGCCCGCTGCCGTCGGCCGCCGCCGGCGTCAACGCGCACATCAACTACGACCTGCCGTTCGCCCTGGTCACCACGTTCGACCACCAGGGCGGTTACCCGGTGGACGACAGCGACCAGCACCACGACTACCTGCAGATCAACGACATCTTCGCCGAGCAGATCCCCGGCCTGCGCCGCGGCTACCTGGAGAAGTGGCAGTTGTTCATCGACATGATGAACGGCGACCTCGACGACCTCTGGCAGGGCGAGATGGTGGAGTACACCCGCAACGTCGCCTGGCGCAACGCGCAGCGGCTCTGGTCCGTCCGCCACGACCTGCAGGCCGTCGCCCGGGAGCGCAGCCGGCTGGACCGCACCACCGAGGCCTTCGGGAAGCTGCTGCTCTCCCCGATGGGCACGATTCTGCAGTGA